The nucleotide sequence AAAAGGGAAATCCCGCCCTGTCTAAAATTCTTGATGACATGGTAGACGATCTCGCCCTTGAAAATTCGGAGTTTAGGCATCCCGAACACTTGAAAGAATTTTTAGATGAGGTAAATAAGGGAAAAAAAGGCATAATCCTTGCAGAACACTACAGCAATATGGATTATCCGGCTTTTATAAATTTAATGAAAAAAACCGGTACTAAAGGAACGGAGCTTGCCGAAAAATGCATCGCAATGGCCGGGCTAAAACTGGGAGAAGACAATCCATATGTTGCAGCCTTTGCAAGCGCCTATGACCGCATTTATATCTATCCCAGCCGTTCCATCAAATCGATTAAAGACCCTGAAGTTTTGGCAGAAGAATTAAAACGGAGCAAGATGATAAACCTTGCTTCAATGCGGGCACTTGAAAAAGCAAAAGAAGAAGGAAGGGTAATTCTTGTATATCCTGCAGGAACCCGATACCGCCCCGGAAAACCCGAAACAAAAAAAGGTGTAAAAGAAATAGATTCCTATATTAAAATGTCCGATATAATGCTCTTGGTTTCAAGTAACGGAAACTGTTTGCGTATTTCGGATTCGGGAGATATGACCGAGGATACTGTTTGGAAGGATAGGCTCATCTTTGATGCAAGCCCCGTCATAAACTGTGAAGAATATAGAGAAAAAGTAAAGGCTGAACATCAAGACCTTACAGGCATAGATAAAAAGCAGGCCGTAGTTGATCAGGTAATGGCAGACCTTGAAAAGATGCACGAAGCAAACGAAATCGGACGGCTAAACTAAAATAGGAGAAGATTGTGACGCATACGTTCTATGTAGAAGTTCGAAGCTACGAGCTTGACGCTTATAATCATGTAAACAACTCGGTTTACCTAAACTATCTGGAACATGCCAGAATGCAGTTTTTAAAAAAAATAGGTTTTGATTATGTAGGGATGATTGAAGAAGGCTACATGCTCTATGTATCCCACATAGATATTAAATACAAGCACTCTGCCAAACTTTACGATAAACTGGCCATTGAGGTTACTCACATCGATTTGGGTAAGGTTTCCGGAACCTTTTTGCAGGTTATAAAAAATGAAGAAGGTAAAGTCTGTGCAGAGGCAAAGGTAACGTGGGCCTGTGTGGACAGCACCGGACGTCCCGTTAAAATACCCGAAAAATACTTGGTCCCGGGGCTGGAGCCCGAGCTTCAGCCATAAAAAGTTAATTTTAGCTTATTTTTTATTGACTTAATTTCGGCACAGTATTATATTCTATTCCGTCTTAAAAAAATATGGAATTTTGGAGTTTATATGAAATCTATTTTAAAAACATGTTTATTTATTGCTATCCTTTCATCGGTAAATCTCTTTGCGATGGGAGCAAAGGAAATTCCCGATAACGGCAAAAAAAATGTTGCCGTTACCTTCGATGCAATGAAAGAGTTGACTCAGGCAGTTGCAGGGGATAAGGTTAATATTTCGGTTATCATCCCGCCGGGAATGGAAGCTCACGACTTTGAACCAAAAGCTAAAGACCTTGCTTTTTTATCGAAGGCCGATATTTTAATCTATAACGGGCTGGGTATGGAGTTTTGGCTTGATGAAGCCGTAAAAGCGGTCAACAACAAAAAGCTGATTATGGTCGAGGCTAGCAGCGGAATAGAAGCAATCAAGGCGGGACATCATAACCATGATGAACATGGAGAAGACTGCGACTGCGAAGCCTGTGCCGGGCAGCACAAACACGGTAAGGGGCATGAACATTGCCATCACGGAGAATTCGATCCTCATACATGGCTCAGCCTCTCTTCTGCAAAAATTATGGTTAAAAATATTGAAAATGCTCTGACTACGGCTGACCCTGCAAATGCAAAAAGCTATAAAGAAAATGCAAGTAAATACATTGCTGAGCTTGACGAACTTTTAAAAGAATATATCGAGAAATTTTCTAAAGTAAAAAACAAGCACTTTGTAACGGGACACGCAGCCTTCGGATATCTTTGCAGAGATTTTGACTTGAAGCAAAATTCCGTAACCGATATCTTTAATGAAAACGAACCGAATCCGAAAGAACTTGCAAAACTTGTCGAATATTGCAGAGAGCACAATGTAAGGGTTATCTTTACGGAAGAAGCGGCAAGCCCCCTTGTTTCAAAAACACTTGCAACAGAGCTTGGAGCCAAGGTTGAAAAAATTTACACAATCGAAAGCCCTGAAGATAACAAAGGCTATCTTGAACGCATGAAAACAAATTTAATGCGCATATATGAAAATTTAAAATAAAAGGAACGGGCGGGTCTTTTGATTTTTTTAAAGACCGCCCGGCTCTTTTTGTTGGAGAATAAATGAGACATTACTTTAAAAATATATTCCGAATTAAAAGTACCTTTGCCTTGATGTTCTTGTCTTTTTTCTGTATTTTTTTATCGGTATGTAGAATTTTTATAGCAGAAAACTATTTTTTACTTTTTTTGGTCTGGAACTTATTTTTGGCCTTTGTACCATGGCTTATCTCTTCAACGCTATACCTATCAAAAAACAATAACAAAATAATTTTTATTGTTTTTATGACTATCTGGCTTCTGTTTTTTCCCAATGCTCTTTATATTGTAACAGATTTTATCCATCTAAAAACGGCAGCTTCAACAATGCGCTGGTATGATTTAATCCTGTTGTTTTCTTACAGCTTTGCAGGTCTTTTTTACGGTTTTGTAAGTTTGGATTTTATCGAAGCCAAGATTCAAAAACTTTTTAATATAAAGTATCCGCAAATTTTTTCGATTTTTGTGATATATCTTTCAGCTTTCGGCATCTATCTGGGAAGATTTTTAAGGTGGAATTCATGGGATCTTGTAACGAATTTAAGTTCCGTTCTATCAGACCTTTTTTTGCCGATAAAAAATCCCTTTATACATGCAAGAACATGGGCCTTTATTCTTTTACTGGGGACACTCTTTAACCTGCTTTATATATCGTACAAGAGCTTTGGCGAGAAAAAAATTTAAATTTTTAGGATTATTTTACTTGACAATTGCAATAATTATGTTAGAATTATATTAAGAGGGAGATGTGAGTATCCGTCTTAGGCGGTTCAAAGCACAACTCCCATAAGGGGCATGACTTCATGCCCCTTTTTAGTTTTTACTAAGCCTGCCTCGGCTTAGGCCGCAATTTTTATGCCTTATTTCTAATTCTTTAATTCAGCCAAATAGGCCTGCAAGAACTTCCATACACGTTCTACAGAGGCAATGTCCATGTGTTCGTTAGGAGTATGAACATCATACAAATTGGGCCCGAAACTTAAAGCATCGACATTGGGAAGGGTTTTCTTTAAAAGACCGCATTCAAGCCCTGCGTGTATTGCCGTAATAACGGGTTCTTTTTTGTTAAGCTTTTTGTAAACATTGACGGCAGCATCGCGTACAGGAGAATCGGGACTGTACTCCCAAGCGGGATACTCCGAAACCTTTTTGAATTCGGCTCCGCAGTGCTCGGCTTGGATTCTAAGGATATCCACAATTTCATCCAAGGCACTCTTTACGCTGCTTCGTACAGAGGTTGTAAATTTGATTCTTCCATCGATTTCTTCCAAAACTCCGTTATTTAAACTTGTTTGAACAAGGCCGGGAATTTCCATGCTCATATATTGAACACCATTGGGAATACTTGCCATAAAATCAATTAGATTTAAGGTAAGCTCTTTTGTAAACATTTGGCCTGAAGAATTCTGCGTTTCATTTGCCGTAACAGTTAAAAGTTTGTCAACGGCTCTGTATTCGCCCTTAAAATCGGCAGCAAGTTTTTCGACAATCTTCAAAACGGCTTCCTTATTTTCAACCGCTATAACAGCATGGGCATCCTTTGCAATGGCATTGTGTTTTGAACCGCCTGAAATTTCTACTATATTGATTTTTTCGTTTTGCTTGATGTTATACAGAATTCTTCCCAAAAGTTTAATTGAGTTGGCTCTCTGCTTGTTTATCTCGATACCTGAATGTCCTCCGAGAAGACCTCCGACGGTGATTTTTAAGAATGTTCCCTTGGCCGGCTCTTTCTTTATATCGAAAAAAACATTAATATTGGATCCGCCTGCGCAGCTTACCAAAAAGACGCCTTCTTCTTCCGAATCTATATTTAAAAGGCGTGTTCCTTGCAGATGTTCATCGGTAAGAGCCATAGCTCCGCCCATCCCCGTTTCTTCTTCAGTCGTAATCAAAACTTCGAGTGGCGGATGGGGAATATCCTTTGAGTCAAGGACGGTAAGAGCGTATGCGACTGCTATACCGTCATCTCCTCCAAGGGTTGTCTTATCGGCATAGAGCATTTCTCCCTTTACAACGAATTTAATAGGATCCTTTAAAAAATCATGGTTTGAGGAAGCATCCTTCTCACAAACCATATCCATGTGGCCCTGAATAATAACTGTAGGAGATTTTTCATAGCCGGCAGTTCCGGGCTTCTTTATTATAACATTCATAGCCTTATCTTGATGTACTTCAAGATTTCTATCTTTTGCAAATTTTACAAGAAAATCGCTGATAGCTCTTTCGTTTCCCGAACCTCTCGGTACCTGAGAGATTTCGTAAAACCATTTAAATACTTCCTTAGGTTCAGTGTTCTGCAATGGGTTCATTATTACCTCCAAATTATTTATTTTATAGACTAGTAGTATATTATAAAATATAAAAAAAAACAATCAGGATACCGGCAACAGAACAGATAGTCTCAAAGAAATAAGCTGATAAAAAGCGGTTGACAGAAAGATTCCTCTAAGCTAAAAAGCTCTAAGCCATAAATTAAAAGAATCTTTCATCCATTCGGCTACATCCATCCCGTAAACGGATTGTAAAATCTCTCTATTTAAAACCTTATCTTTTTTTCCTGAGGCTTGTATTATCCCGTCTTTTAAAAAAATAAGTTTATCTGCAAATTGAAGGGCTAGGTTTATATCGTGGAAGACTCCGATGACGGCTTTAGCTTCTTTTTTACAAATCTCTTTTAAAAAAAGAATAAGCTCGGTTTGAGCCTTTAAATCCAGATGATTTGTAGGTTCATCCAGTAAGATAAGTTCGGGTTCTTGGGCAAGAGTGCGGGCCAGATAAACACGCTGAAGCTGACCGCCTGAAAGTTCATCTATTTTCTTCTCTCGCAAATTCCAAATGTCTACAGCCCTTAAACATTTTTCTACATAGGCCCTGTCTTTTTTTGAGACTGAAAGAAAAGAGCTGCCTTCTCTATGGGCATATCTTCCCATCATAACGGTATCATAGACGGAATATGAAAAATATATGGAAGAAACTTGACTTAAAACGGCTATTTTTTTTGCTATATCCTTGCGTTTGATATTTTTTAAGTTTTGACCGTTTAAAAGAATTTCACCCGAATAGCCGATAAGACCGGCAAGAGTTTTTAAGAGGGTCGTTTTTCCGCAGCCGTTAGGGCCCAAAACACAAAGGCTGTCTCCTTTTAAAACCGAAAAGGAAATATCTTTTAAAACGGGAGTCTTTGAATATCCGGCATAAACCGATTTTACATTTATTAAAGGATAGTCCATAAAAGTTAAGCCCTCCTCCGTCCCTTAAAATAGACATAGCAAAAAAACGGGGCACCTGCGAGGGCAGTGATTGCACCCACCGGAAGCTCTTGGGGGGATAAAATAGTTCTTGCCGTCATATCGCATAGAACCATCGCAGTGCCTCCTATACAAAAGGACAAGGGGATCACTATCTTATGTCTTGCACCAACGAGCTTACGCACAATATGAGGAGAAATCAAATCGATAAAACCGATTATGCCTACAAATGAAATTACTGTTCCCGTAAGGGCTGAGGCTAAAAACAAAAGAATCCATTTAACTTTTTTTGTATCTACTCCCATAGTCTTAGCCTGCTCCTCGCCGAAGGTAAGCAAATCCATCTCGTGTGAAAGACTTGTAAGAATCAAGGTTGCGGCAGCACAGATAGGCAATAACACGTTAAAGTTTTTTATATTTTGACTTGCAAAGCTTCCCATCTGCCAAAATATCAGGCGGGCCATTCCGTCCCTGTTAAGGGCGATTATGATGGTTATAATTCCGTTTATAAAAAGAGAAAAAACTATACCTGTTAAAATAATCGTCGAGTTTTCAAAATTCCTATCAACCAAGGCCGCAACTTTAACCGAGGCATAAACTGTAAGAAGACCTGCAAGAGTTCCTGCAAGAGGAAGAGTAAAAGCGGGTATTAAAGGAAGAGTGAATCCTGTTAAAATTACCAGAGCCGCTCCTAAGGCGGCGCCGGATGAAACACCCATTGTATAAGAAGAAGCCAGAGGGTTCTTTAAGATGCTTTGCATTACGGCCCCGCTTACGGCAAGGGAACCGCCTGCCAAAAAAGCGACCAGAACCCTAGGCAGTCTCACATTCCAAACTATTGCAACAAAGGTCGATTCAATACATGAAATTTCTTTTTGAGTTATTTTTGAAAATATGATTTTGATAATATCTTGGGGCGGAACAAAGACAGAACCTATTCCTATCCCCAAGATTAGAACAAGGATGCAGGCAGCAATCGAGCCTGCAAGCTTGAATTGAAGTTTCATTATTTATAGATTTCGGGATAGACGGCTTTAGCCATTTCTTTTAAGGCCTTTATAATGTTATGGTTAGGTCTTGAAGAAGAATTTGTATCAATACCGAAAACCTTTTTGCCCTTTACAGCTTTAAGAGAAGCCCAGCCTGATCTGGCCATTATTTCATCAATCGGATTAGGTATATAATTTACATTGGTCAAAATTACATCAGGATCCTTAGCCAAAACCATTTCATCGGAAACTGATACCCACTTTTGTTGATCGGCAAGAATATTTTGAGCTCCGATAATTTCTATCATCTCATTGATAAAGGTTCCTGTTCCCAAACTGTACATATAAGGTGCGGCCCCTATTTCAAAGTAAACGGTTTTCTTTTTATCTTGAGCAATAGAAGCACCCTTTTTTCGTACAGCTTCTATTTCCTTTTTCATGTTTGCAATAATTTTTGCTCCGTTTCCTTCCTGTTTTACGACGGCAGCTATGTATGCAATATCAAGATAAATGGCCTCGATACTCGAAGATGAAGGAATGTTGACAACACAGATACCGGCATCAATTAAGGGAGAAAAAGGAGTGTTACCTTTTGCATTCGACATCCCTGAGATAAAAACTACATCCGGTTTTAGGGCAATCAGTTTTTCTGCATCGGGCTTCATCATATCAAAATACGGAATATTCTGTTTTAAAAGCCCATCCTTTTGGGTATTGGTATCGGCAGCAATAATCTTGTCGGCTACACCTAAATCAATAAGGATTTCCGTAGTAGACGGAGCCATCGAAACAATTCTTTCCACCTTTGCAGGTAAGGTAATCGGAGCACCTGCCCTATCCATCGTTAAATCAATCGAGGGAAGGCTTGCTTCTTTTGCTCCTCCTGCAAAAACCATGGTGCCTGCAGCCAAAAGCATGGCCAGCACAAAGAAAATTTTCTTAAAATTCTTCATAAACCTACTCCTTAAAAAAGTTTTTGAAGGATTATCAAATCCTGAAAAAAGTTTTTAAGTGTGTACAGCAAAGCACACACTTAAGACAATACTCTGAAAAAAGTTTTACTTCCTATTGGCTAAGGCAACAATTCTGTTCATCTCGTTATTGATGATCATGTAGCCTTCGTCAACGCCCATACCGGGTTTTGCAAGCTGCTGGGCGGCTCCGGCGGCAACGGAACAGTTTACGATAACCTCAGCCGAGCGGTTGGTTTCGTTACAAGTTCCTCCGCAATAAGCGCCTACACCCTTTTCTTTGCAGTAAAGGATAGCTTCGATCGTGTTGTTGATTCCGCCAAGGTCGGGGGTTTTAATCTGAATCATGTGGCCTGCACGGTTATCGGCAAAGTACTGAATGTCTTCGAGGGTATTGCACCATTCATCGGCAACAAGCTCTACCTTTACGCCGTTATCGTCAAGGCTCTTTGTGAGGGCTGCAAGTACCTGCATTTGCTTTTCTCTGTCGCCCATGTCCATCGGACCTTCGATTCTAAGTTTAAAAGGAGCTGCTGCTGATTCCAGCGTTTTAAGATAGGCTGTCATCTTGGGAACATCGTTATTTGTAAAGTCTCCGATTGTGCCGTATACGTCAATATGGAAAATAGGATTGTAGTTTTTACAAGTTCTCATGGTTTCGACCCTGTTTTTAAGCCACTTAACATATTCTAAAAGCTTTTCGCCGTTTTTACCGGTTTTTTCTTCAACATTGTTAAAAAGACCGTGGGGGAGAACTTCAGCCTGCTTTATAATCATTTTATCGGCATTTAAGTAGCGGTCATCGCCTGACTGAGTAAATATCGGAATTCTCTTTATTTGGCAGCCTGTTTTGTATTCTTTTACAACAACTTCGGCCATCGTTATGTGCTGGGACTTTGCAACGGCATCAAGAATAGCTTGAGATATGCCGTAGCGTAAAGCTGTGTGCATTCTTTTTCCGTTTACCTTGTGCTCCTCAAATGTCTTAGCCATTTCCCTAAAGTTTGTAATTTCTTTTCCTACAAAGAGGGGCTTTATATCCTTTTCAATTACGGGAATAAAGTCCTTTGCCAAAAAGAGTGGATCACGTCCGCCGGCTCCGGAATACTGTACTGCAGCACAGTCTCCGTATGCAACCTGTCCGTCTTCGAGAATAAACATAACGGAAATAGCTTCGCCTGCCTGTCTGATTGAGGTAAAGCCTTCGGTTACGGGTTTCCCCGTATAAAAAAATCCGTCATGACCTGCACCCATCTTGATAGCCTTTTGGTCATCAAAATAGAAACCTGTTTTGCCTTCTGCGCAAATAACATCAACAATTTTCATCTTCTTCTCCTATAAAAATTTTTTGCATGAAACATCAGTTTCCGAAAAAAGTTTTTTCAAGTGTGTGCTGCAAAGCGCACATATACAATAAGAATTTTATCGTTTAGCCGGTCTTCCTACAAGAACACCGGAACTTACGGCATAAACATCATCAACCGACATTTGGAAATCAACCTCCCTCTTATCTGCCTTGGCCCTCTCTTCAAGTTTTCCCCTGTTAAAGTCAAGAATGTCCTTTGTAAAGGGCAGATTTCCCGGCATCAGATAGCGGATACATCCGTCATTGTCTCTGGCAGGCATTACCTTTCCGGCATTGTACTGGGAGGGGGCAAAGGGAATGTCGATTACTCCGGCTTCAAAGGCCTTGATAGTGCCTTCAACCAAATCACCGCCTCCTATCTCATAGACTCTGTCCATAATACACTTTGTTTCTGCCTTGATAAGCTCAATTTCCTGGGCGAGTATTCTTGAATCGGGATAACGCTGTCCCTTCAAAAGGTTTAGAACCATTTTGGTAGCCTTGATGCCTCCTGCGTTTGCTTCTTTGGTAGGAATACCGAAAGCTTCATGCGGAGTTTTAACGATTACCTTTGTAGCTCCGGAAAGAGCAGCTGTGGTACTTCCCAAGGAGATAAGACCATAGGCTCTGGACTCATCGGCAGGGAAGCCTCCCATCCATTGATGGAAAACCGTGGTGATGCACATATCCTTGTAGCCGAACTTTTTCATATAGTCCTTTGTAATTTCTCTTAAAGAAATAACGGCTGCAACATCCTGTGTCATATTTCCGCACATACCGTAACCTACGGTAATGCTCTTTACACCCTGCTCAGCGGCCAGTAGGGCTTCGATAACGCCTACTGCAATAGCAACAGAAGGCGGAACGAGGGTTCCTGTAAGGGGACCGAAAGGTTCTCTGTTAAGGTGGACTCCGTTTTCTTCATAAAATCCTACGAGGCGGTCGGCATATTGCCAACACATTATACTGTGTTCAATTGAAACGGCCTTTGCATAGGGAACATTGTAGCTTATACCTCCGCCTTCGTTAGAGGTATAACCTCCGGCATGAATGATCTCTGAAAGAAGACGGGCATCGGGGGTTCCGTGTCTTGCCTGTAAGGGAAGATTTACGGCTTCCAAAACCTGACGGCAGGGGCCTACACCCCAGTTTACGGCAGGGAAACCGTTCATAAGAGAGCGGCCTGCCTTTTTTGAAGCTTCAATACCGGCTTCACCCTCTTCATATCGGTTTTGACGCGTATAAGCGTCAATTGTGCTGGGCAAAAAGTCGGCGCCTCCTTCATCCTGTAAAAACTGCAATAGATTAATGTGTTCATCCAACAGGGGAACACCGGCACGAGGCTGGGCCGTAGTTATACCTTCTTTGTCCGCTTGTTCAAGTTTGATTGCAAAGTTTTTTTCAGGCGGGATCTTCTTTAAATAATCGATAGACTCTTTTAAGTCAACATCCTTTCCCGTGGGCCATGTTTGGAGAATTTCTTCTCGCATCTCCATAAACTCCCCTTCGGGTATTTTTTTATTTTTCCATCTCATACTCTTGCTCCTAAAGTATAGTGCCCCATTGTATCACAAGGATGATATAGCTTCAAGAGGGAATACGGTTTTTATTGATTACCAATTAATTAATCGCTTCTACTTCTTCTTTTGTGAGACCGGTGACTTGCATTATTTTTTTTACAGAATCACCGAGCTGTTTTAATATCTTTGCCGTTTCAAGGGCTTTTTGGTAAGCCCCTTTATCAAGACCTTCTTGATAACCCACATGTTTCCAAGAGGCCTTGTCATGTTCGTATTTCATGCGGTTTTCATAGAGCCATTTTTCTTTTGGACTCATTTCCATTAACTCAATAGTGGAATTTGCCTTCCGCATCATAGGGGATTCTTGTGCCAGCATATTACGTACCTCCTCATCATCAGTTAGGGGAAGAAAGACAACCCGACAGAACAGGTTTTCTTTCCTCCCCTATAACCTCTCCTATCTTCAAAAGAACCGCTTAGGGGCTCCGCCCCTAAGAACCCGCATTGTTATCAAATTTTTAGTTTAATCTTTAGTTGAGATTGTGAACAGAGGGATGTCAAATCTCATTTTTTCAACTTTTTCACTTTTACTTTTGTTCTTCATCCTTCATGCTTTTTTCAATTTGTTTTACATAGTCTTCGCCCCAGTAATCGCAGAGGATTGCGTAGGCTTCGGCTTGGAGACAGCCGGTAAAGTCACGCTTCAATTTGCTTATAATTTTTTTAAGCTGGTTATTGCAGGCGATGCGTAATTCATCTATATATTTTTCGTCAAGGGGATGCTCATGAATATAGGAAAAAATAAGGGTAAAGACAGAGGAAGCGGAGCAGATTTTTTCCCAGCGATCGAGGCTTGTAACTTGAACAGCTGAAGATATACCCGTATCGTTAATATAATTATATACAAAAGAATCGATGCCGTAGTACGAGGGCTTTTTTAAAAGCACAAAAAAATACAACAAGAGGTCTTCGGACATAATACAAAAAATATTGGGAAGTTCGGCATATACCTCTTGTAAAAGGCTGGTACGAAATAGTTTAGCACATAAAAAACCTGAGTGTTCTTTTTTAATTAAAAAATTTTCAAGAACTTCGTTTCCCGAAAGAAAACCCGAATGTATCGACTGCACGCTTTTTGAAAAAGCGTCGAATCTTTCCGCATTTTTTTTATCTGCCGTATCGAACTGAGGAACTGACAGCCGCATTTTGCCGTGAATAATATCGGCTGCATCGGAAAGATTTCCGTTGCCGGAAGCAAGCAGTCCATTATAAAAGACCAAAAGAGAATCGCTGGGCAGGGTATCGTCCGGGTCAGCAAAGAAAATGTAGGAACCGGAAGCGGCATTTGCCGCCGTTCTGCGAGCTTCAAAAAGTCCCAGATTTTTGCGGTGTTCCAAAAGAGTCAGAGTAATACCGAGGTTTTTAAACTTTTTTTTATAGGGTTTAAGGATTTTAGGTAAAGCATCACCGCCAGGACTTCCATCATTTACGATGAGCACTTCTATGGGCAAGGTATCTTTATTATTCGAAAAAAAGCCGCTCTTTTGAACGGCGTTTTTAAGCAGCAGGTTCTGAGCTAAAATACTATCCAAAAGAGCAGGCAAAGAGCTTTCCGTTCCGTAAACCGGAACGGAAAGACTTATAAGGGGCCTATTCACTTGTCCAGATGAATGAGCCACCGGAATAGTTCAATTGTTTTGAGAAATTGATTATAGCATGAGTAACCGTTTCATCAGGATGAGCCCAGTTTCCTATATCAAATACAAACACCTTATTTTTATTTCTGGGAGTCGTTTCCTTACCGTAATAGCCGTCGGAAGCTATAACGAGTTTCTTTGGCTTAACTGCAATAAATCGGTAGGGGGCGAATTCTCCAGACGTTGCAGGCCTAAGACCGTCGTTTTTATACAATACAACAACATAAGAACCAAGGGATTTGGTATTCCCGATTTTAAGCAGTTTACCGCCTATAAACACCTCCGTTGCTTTGGAAAAAATGTCCTTTATATATCCCTTTTGGTTAGTTGTAAGACCGTATAATACGCCGTCTGAAATATAGAGAGCATTGAGGTCTTCATTGATGTATGCGTTTGCCTGTTCCGCTGTCCAATGAGAAGGAGGAACCACAACATTAGGATAGTTTGTCGATGTTTCATTAACAACGGTTACGGTTTCAACAGCACTAATAATTGCCGGAGAGCCAAGCGATTGATGCGCATATTTTTTAACCGTAATCTTGTATTTTTCATTGGGAGAATCCTTACCCGTTACGGTTTTTACCGCAACAAAAATG is from Treponema denticola and encodes:
- a CDS encoding 1-acyl-sn-glycerol-3-phosphate acyltransferase is translated as MQQTLMEYVKDILPEIAKHTMKNPEVTPENVLQKGNPALSKILDDMVDDLALENSEFRHPEHLKEFLDEVNKGKKGIILAEHYSNMDYPAFINLMKKTGTKGTELAEKCIAMAGLKLGEDNPYVAAFASAYDRIYIYPSRSIKSIKDPEVLAEELKRSKMINLASMRALEKAKEEGRVILVYPAGTRYRPGKPETKKGVKEIDSYIKMSDIMLLVSSNGNCLRISDSGDMTEDTVWKDRLIFDASPVINCEEYREKVKAEHQDLTGIDKKQAVVDQVMADLEKMHEANEIGRLN
- a CDS encoding acyl-CoA thioesterase — protein: MTHTFYVEVRSYELDAYNHVNNSVYLNYLEHARMQFLKKIGFDYVGMIEEGYMLYVSHIDIKYKHSAKLYDKLAIEVTHIDLGKVSGTFLQVIKNEEGKVCAEAKVTWACVDSTGRPVKIPEKYLVPGLEPELQP
- a CDS encoding metal ABC transporter substrate-binding protein, whose translation is MKSILKTCLFIAILSSVNLFAMGAKEIPDNGKKNVAVTFDAMKELTQAVAGDKVNISVIIPPGMEAHDFEPKAKDLAFLSKADILIYNGLGMEFWLDEAVKAVNNKKLIMVEASSGIEAIKAGHHNHDEHGEDCDCEACAGQHKHGKGHEHCHHGEFDPHTWLSLSSAKIMVKNIENALTTADPANAKSYKENASKYIAELDELLKEYIEKFSKVKNKHFVTGHAAFGYLCRDFDLKQNSVTDIFNENEPNPKELAKLVEYCREHNVRVIFTEEAASPLVSKTLATELGAKVEKIYTIESPEDNKGYLERMKTNLMRIYENLK
- a CDS encoding DUF1361 domain-containing protein; the protein is MRHYFKNIFRIKSTFALMFLSFFCIFLSVCRIFIAENYFLLFLVWNLFLAFVPWLISSTLYLSKNNNKIIFIVFMTIWLLFFPNALYIVTDFIHLKTAASTMRWYDLILLFSYSFAGLFYGFVSLDFIEAKIQKLFNIKYPQIFSIFVIYLSAFGIYLGRFLRWNSWDLVTNLSSVLSDLFLPIKNPFIHARTWAFILLLGTLFNLLYISYKSFGEKKI
- a CDS encoding aminoacyl-histidine dipeptidase; translated protein: MNPLQNTEPKEVFKWFYEISQVPRGSGNERAISDFLVKFAKDRNLEVHQDKAMNVIIKKPGTAGYEKSPTVIIQGHMDMVCEKDASSNHDFLKDPIKFVVKGEMLYADKTTLGGDDGIAVAYALTVLDSKDIPHPPLEVLITTEEETGMGGAMALTDEHLQGTRLLNIDSEEEGVFLVSCAGGSNINVFFDIKKEPAKGTFLKITVGGLLGGHSGIEINKQRANSIKLLGRILYNIKQNEKINIVEISGGSKHNAIAKDAHAVIAVENKEAVLKIVEKLAADFKGEYRAVDKLLTVTANETQNSSGQMFTKELTLNLIDFMASIPNGVQYMSMEIPGLVQTSLNNGVLEEIDGRIKFTTSVRSSVKSALDEIVDILRIQAEHCGAEFKKVSEYPAWEYSPDSPVRDAAVNVYKKLNKKEPVITAIHAGLECGLLKKTLPNVDALSFGPNLYDVHTPNEHMDIASVERVWKFLQAYLAELKN
- a CDS encoding ABC transporter ATP-binding protein, with the protein product MDYPLINVKSVYAGYSKTPVLKDISFSVLKGDSLCVLGPNGCGKTTLLKTLAGLIGYSGEILLNGQNLKNIKRKDIAKKIAVLSQVSSIYFSYSVYDTVMMGRYAHREGSSFLSVSKKDRAYVEKCLRAVDIWNLREKKIDELSGGQLQRVYLARTLAQEPELILLDEPTNHLDLKAQTELILFLKEICKKEAKAVIGVFHDINLALQFADKLIFLKDGIIQASGKKDKVLNREILQSVYGMDVAEWMKDSFNLWLRAF
- a CDS encoding FecCD family ABC transporter permease, encoding MKLQFKLAGSIAACILVLILGIGIGSVFVPPQDIIKIIFSKITQKEISCIESTFVAIVWNVRLPRVLVAFLAGGSLAVSGAVMQSILKNPLASSYTMGVSSGAALGAALVILTGFTLPLIPAFTLPLAGTLAGLLTVYASVKVAALVDRNFENSTIILTGIVFSLFINGIITIIIALNRDGMARLIFWQMGSFASQNIKNFNVLLPICAAATLILTSLSHEMDLLTFGEEQAKTMGVDTKKVKWILLFLASALTGTVISFVGIIGFIDLISPHIVRKLVGARHKIVIPLSFCIGGTAMVLCDMTARTILSPQELPVGAITALAGAPFFCYVYFKGRRRA
- a CDS encoding ABC transporter substrate-binding protein produces the protein MKNFKKIFFVLAMLLAAGTMVFAGGAKEASLPSIDLTMDRAGAPITLPAKVERIVSMAPSTTEILIDLGVADKIIAADTNTQKDGLLKQNIPYFDMMKPDAEKLIALKPDVVFISGMSNAKGNTPFSPLIDAGICVVNIPSSSSIEAIYLDIAYIAAVVKQEGNGAKIIANMKKEIEAVRKKGASIAQDKKKTVYFEIGAAPYMYSLGTGTFINEMIEIIGAQNILADQQKWVSVSDEMVLAKDPDVILTNVNYIPNPIDEIMARSGWASLKAVKGKKVFGIDTNSSSRPNHNIIKALKEMAKAVYPEIYK
- a CDS encoding methylaspartate ammonia-lyase — its product is MKIVDVICAEGKTGFYFDDQKAIKMGAGHDGFFYTGKPVTEGFTSIRQAGEAISVMFILEDGQVAYGDCAAVQYSGAGGRDPLFLAKDFIPVIEKDIKPLFVGKEITNFREMAKTFEEHKVNGKRMHTALRYGISQAILDAVAKSQHITMAEVVVKEYKTGCQIKRIPIFTQSGDDRYLNADKMIIKQAEVLPHGLFNNVEEKTGKNGEKLLEYVKWLKNRVETMRTCKNYNPIFHIDVYGTIGDFTNNDVPKMTAYLKTLESAAAPFKLRIEGPMDMGDREKQMQVLAALTKSLDDNGVKVELVADEWCNTLEDIQYFADNRAGHMIQIKTPDLGGINNTIEAILYCKEKGVGAYCGGTCNETNRSAEVIVNCSVAAGAAQQLAKPGMGVDEGYMIINNEMNRIVALANRK